The genomic window CGAGAAGCTCGCGGTCCCAGAGTGGTCAGACTTTCAACTCTCTTCTTATGAGATTCCCGCGGCGTCATGGGCTGGCTCAGGGGCCTAGCGTCTTTCAACTCTCTTCTTATGAGATTCATTCAGCTCTCGAAGCCGCTGATCTTTAGAAAGCTCGTATCTTTCAACTCTCTTCTTATGAGATTCTAGGCCTCCCCCATGGTTTACGCTGAAAGCAATAATCTTTCAACTCTCTTCTTATGAGATTCTCATCTGATGCCCTCCCTCTCACCCGACAGTAAAACAGCTTTCAACTCTCTTCTTATGAGATTCTTGTTCCAGTTGCCCGGGCCTTGGAGGGGGAAATCCCCTTCCTTTCAACTCTCTTCTTATGAGATTCCGTTCGAGGGAACGGTGGCTGAATATGAAACTACCACGCCTACTTTCAACTCTCTTCTTATGAGATTCCGGCAATATATCGGAGCTGCGCGGAAAGACAGTTATCATCAGGACTTTCAACTCTCTTCTTATGAGATTCCGGCAATCATGGACAAGCTGCCGGTCCGCGCCACCATTAAGACTTTCAACTCTCTTCTTATGAGATTCCCTCAGATATTGTGACCGCCTCAGCGTGGTATATTACGCCCGACACCTTTCAACTCTCTTCTTATGAGATTCCATATCTTCCTAATAAGCCTTCCGCAGCCCCTCAGCCCCTTTCAACTCTCTTCTTATGAGATTCCCACGGGTTGAGAAGTCTATTGATAGGCTGAAACATATCTTTCAACTCTCTTCTTATGAGATTCCTGAAAGCTTATATACTAGCGTCCTTCAGCCTGATGCTCCCAAGCCCCCTCTTTATAAGCCTTACTTCTCTCTACCATTCAGGAGCGGGCCGGGACACCTTCAGCCATGTGGGGAGTCCTGAATGATGCTTTTTTAGGCCTTTAAAACTTACTTAATTGGGGCCTAAATTGTTCTTCACCATGGATGACGTCTCTAGGCTCTCTAGAGTGTTCAGGCAACTCCCTCACGAGGTCAGCGAGGAGCTTAGGGGCTGGCGTTGGAGTGAAGGTGCCTTAATTCCTCCGTATGGCTTCAAGCTCTCGGCCTCTGACGTGGGCGGAGGCTTCTGCGATACAGGTCGCCACGTCTACATGAGGTACGTGGTCAAGGCTAAGGAGTCTGTCAGGCCCAAAGTTGAGAAGGGCCTCTTCATTCATGAGGTATTTAGTGAGGCCTTAAGGGTCACTAAGTTAATACTGTACCGAGAAGGTGGGCTGGACGGCGAGGGCTTTAGGAAGGCCTTCGTCGAGGAAGGAGAGGTCGTCCTTAGGAGGCTAGCTGGACGCTTTAGCAGGGTCCCTGACGCTAAGGAGGTCTTCGATAAACTGTGGAGCCATGCGGCTAATAGCTACGCCTCGAGCCTAGTGAGGGCGAGGTCTAGATCGCCTCACCTAGCCATTGACGGGCTGGCAGCGACTGTAGTCCCGCTAGTAGCAGAGTTCCCACTCGACGGCTCTCTGATTGGGCTCACGGGAGCCATTAGGGTTGACGCCCTTCTCTACCCATCGATCCTCGTTGAGATAAAGACACGCAAGCTCCATCCAGACCACGAGCTAGGGCTGGCCGCTTACGCCTTAGCTTTTGAATGTCAGTACGAGCTCCCAGTCGATTACGCTGTCCTCGTTAACGTCAGGGTCTCTAAGAGCGACTTCAAGGTATACGAGAGAATCCTGCCTCTATCAGATGGAGTGAGGCAGCGCTTCGTGGAGAGGCGTGACGCTCTAGCTAGGATAGTTGAGGAGAGGCTGGACCCAGGCAGGCCTGTGCACTGCAGCCCCGACTGTCCATTCCTCGAGGCTTGCGCTCATGACCAGTAAGGTGGCGCTTGTAGATAAGTGGGGCGCTTACTTAGGCGTTAAGGAGGGGAGGTTTCAGCTTCGAGTTAGAGAGGGCGGGCAGGAGAAGGTGGCTTGGGACCTGGCACCGGTGGAGCTTGACTCCATAGTCTTCGTAGTCCCTGGCGCTAGCATCTCAGCGTCTGCCATAGAGCTCGCTGCTAACTTCGGCATTGACATCGCGTTCTTCAATAGAGGTAGGCCAGTGGCCAGGCTCCTACAGGCCACGTACGGATCTACTCTTGAGACCTGGCTCAAGCAGGCCGAGTGCGCAGCAGATAGCAGCAGGAGGCTCCTCCTCACTCGGCTGTTCGTCGAGGGCAAGGTCTACAACCAGCGCCAGGTCCTAATGGAGTACGTGAGGAGGCTCAGAGCTGCGGGCAAGTCAATCAGCGCGCTTAACGAGGCTGTAAGTGAGCTCGACAGGGCAAGGTCGCTGCTCACTGGAGCAGATAGCGCAGAGCGCGTTGTGAACATTGAGTCACACGCAGCTAGGCACTACTGGAACGCGGTGTCGACGCTGCTGCCTCAGAGCTTAGGCTTTAAGCACAGAATGCCGAGGAGCCGTGTGCCTCCAGGCGCTAGGCCAGACGCCTTCAACTTAGCCCTGAACATAGGCTACAGCGCTCTCAAGAATGAGGTCTGGAGAGCTGTCTTCATGGCCAACCTGAACCCGTACATAGGCTTCCTCCACAAGCAGAGGTCCGGCAGGATGGCCTTGGTGTACGACCTAATGGAGGAGTTCAGGCCCATAGTCGTAGACCGCCCCTTAATAACGCTAGCCAGACAGAGGGCAGAGGTCGTTAAGAAGCTGGAGGACCGCGATCGCGAGGCGGTTAGGGAGGTATGGAGAGCTGTAGTTGGTCAGCTCTACAATGGCAGTGAGCCCTACAGATCTATCATAGTCGAGCAGGCTAGGCTCTTAGCTAGGCACATTAGGGGCACTGATACATACAAGCCGTTTAGGTCAAGGTGGTAGGGCGTGACAATGATGACCCTGGTAATATATGACATACCTGACGACGATTTAAGGCTCCGAGTGGCTGCCTTCCTAAAGTCCAAGGGGTTAAAGAGGGTGCAGAGGAGCGCCTTCATAGGCCCCTTAACTAGCAGCCAGCGGTCAGACTTAGCGGCAGGGCTGGCTAAGCTAATAAGGGGCGAGAGAGCCAACATACAGATATACCCGTTGACGCGGGCAAGCTTTAATCAGCGGGTGGTGTTGGGCGCAGAGCTGGCCTACGAGGAGGAGGTATTGGTTTAATGCCCTAGCAATTAGGCCTAGATAATGAGGCTCGGCCTCGCCCCGCCTGCTCGCCTCTAGCCCCAGTACTTTACTCTAATCCACCCGAAGCCTGCCGTCCTACCGCCGCCGACGTTACTGAACTCGGCTAGCCTCAGCAGCTGGTGAGTAGCCTTCGCCATCTCTTCGTCGTAAACGTCGTCCGCTAGCGTATAGTATGTCGTCCCCGTGAAGCCTATGGTGACGGTGCCCCTCGCCTCGTCCACGTAGTAGTGTGTGTTAAGGTCCTTCACCCTCGATATTAGCACCGGCTGCTGCTGGAGCCACTCAAGGTACTCCTCCTTAATCTTATGCTTAAAGTAGCTATTCCATAGGTTGTAAAGGTTGACGAGTAAGTGGAAGGGGTCAGGGAGCGGTAGGACTCTCACGCTCACAGTCTTCCTTAACGCTCTAGGTATGTGTATCCTGAAGAACGTCGGCGTCACGAACCTTATCGAGAACTTCTTATGGGTCTCGACGTTGAGGAGGTAGTCCTCAGGCACGTCCCTTACAGATAGCCTCATGACTACGCACTGGCTCGGCCCAAGCGTCACTGTGCTCGGCGCTGCCTTCAGCAGCACCTCCTTGAAGACCTCCGCCAGCCCCTCCTCAAGTATGTCAAACTCCAAGTAGAACGTCGTGTTCACGGGGATCTTAGTATACAGCACTTGAGGCTCCCCGCCAGACTCAATGAATGGAGGCTTAGAGGAGAAGGGCGCCGGCTTATCCTTCCTCTCGTGGATCGCGCGCGCCATCTCCTCCCTGAAAGATCCGAGCATAGTGTAGAAGACCGCCCTACTTAGCTGACCAATGAACGTGGTAGACCTTACGCCCACGTCCCCGTAGCTCCTCAGCTGCATCACTGCCTGGGTCACCATAGCCTCACCACACGACACGCGCTAAGTCCCTAGACTCGTAGACCACTGACCTCCCCTTCCTAACCTCCTCCACAAGCCCCCTAGCCTTCAGCTCCTTGATGTATCTGTAGAGGCTTGAGCGAGGGATGCCCAGCGAGCTTACTAGGTTCGTCACCGTCATGGGCCCCCTCTCCACCAATGCCCTCAGCACCTTATACTCCTCGCTACCCAGCGGCTCCATGTAAAACAGCCCTATCGGCACTGAGACGGTCCCCCTAAGGATCTCTAGCTCCACCTCTACTCCCCCTGATAGTTTCATCAGCGACGCCACGGCCAATAGCTCCACCGTGAGGGCCCTCATCCCCCCGCTCACGTTAATTATGTAGCTCGACGCCGGGCTCTTCTCTATGGCGTCCCTGAGCCTACGCATCGCTTCGTAAGGGGCTGAAGGGTCGACGCTGACGACCTCGTACTCGACCGTCTCCATGAAGCGCTTGAGGAAGTCCTCTACGGCGCTCAGGGCCCTCTGAGCCCTCTCCTCCATAGGCTCTGCCGTTACTATCAACACCTTCCTTGCCCCCTCACCATGCCTCATGAGGGCACGTATGGCGAA from Candidatus Nezhaarchaeota archaeon includes these protein-coding regions:
- the cas4a gene encoding type I-A CRISPR-associated protein Cas4/Csa1, with amino-acid sequence MGPKLFFTMDDVSRLSRVFRQLPHEVSEELRGWRWSEGALIPPYGFKLSASDVGGGFCDTGRHVYMRYVVKAKESVRPKVEKGLFIHEVFSEALRVTKLILYREGGLDGEGFRKAFVEEGEVVLRRLAGRFSRVPDAKEVFDKLWSHAANSYASSLVRARSRSPHLAIDGLAATVVPLVAEFPLDGSLIGLTGAIRVDALLYPSILVEIKTRKLHPDHELGLAAYALAFECQYELPVDYAVLVNVRVSKSDFKVYERILPLSDGVRQRFVERRDALARIVEERLDPGRPVHCSPDCPFLEACAHDQ
- the cas1 gene encoding CRISPR-associated endonuclease Cas1, whose amino-acid sequence is MTSKVALVDKWGAYLGVKEGRFQLRVREGGQEKVAWDLAPVELDSIVFVVPGASISASAIELAANFGIDIAFFNRGRPVARLLQATYGSTLETWLKQAECAADSSRRLLLTRLFVEGKVYNQRQVLMEYVRRLRAAGKSISALNEAVSELDRARSLLTGADSAERVVNIESHAARHYWNAVSTLLPQSLGFKHRMPRSRVPPGARPDAFNLALNIGYSALKNEVWRAVFMANLNPYIGFLHKQRSGRMALVYDLMEEFRPIVVDRPLITLARQRAEVVKKLEDRDREAVREVWRAVVGQLYNGSEPYRSIIVEQARLLARHIRGTDTYKPFRSRW
- the cas2 gene encoding CRISPR-associated endonuclease Cas2 — its product is MTMMTLVIYDIPDDDLRLRVAAFLKSKGLKRVQRSAFIGPLTSSQRSDLAAGLAKLIRGERANIQIYPLTRASFNQRVVLGAELAYEEEVLV
- the cas6 gene encoding CRISPR system precrRNA processing endoribonuclease RAMP protein Cas6 yields the protein MSCGEAMVTQAVMQLRSYGDVGVRSTTFIGQLSRAVFYTMLGSFREEMARAIHERKDKPAPFSSKPPFIESGGEPQVLYTKIPVNTTFYLEFDILEEGLAEVFKEVLLKAAPSTVTLGPSQCVVMRLSVRDVPEDYLLNVETHKKFSIRFVTPTFFRIHIPRALRKTVSVRVLPLPDPFHLLVNLYNLWNSYFKHKIKEEYLEWLQQQPVLISRVKDLNTHYYVDEARGTVTIGFTGTTYYTLADDVYDEEMAKATHQLLRLAEFSNVGGGRTAGFGWIRVKYWG
- the csa3 gene encoding CRISPR-associated CARF protein Csa3, with protein sequence MSSANRVLVLTLGFDEKFAIRALMRHGEGARKVLIVTAEPMEERAQRALSAVEDFLKRFMETVEYEVVSVDPSAPYEAMRRLRDAIEKSPASSYIINVSGGMRALTVELLAVASLMKLSGGVEVELEILRGTVSVPIGLFYMEPLGSEEYKVLRALVERGPMTVTNLVSSLGIPRSSLYRYIKELKARGLVEEVRKGRSVVYESRDLARVVW